One window of Pyrus communis chromosome 12, drPyrComm1.1, whole genome shotgun sequence genomic DNA carries:
- the LOC137711192 gene encoding 1-aminocyclopropane-1-carboxylate synthase: MEFTLSNQQQLLSKIATGNGHGENSPYFDGWKAYDSDPFHPTKNPNGVIQMGLAENQMCFDLIQEWILNNPEASICTEAGVNEFKDIAIFQDYHGLPEFRNAVANFMGKVRGNRVTFEADRIVMSGGATGAHEMIAFCLADPGDAFLVPVPYYPGFDRDLGWRTGVQLIPVACDSSNNFKVTRAALEAAYEKAQIANIRVKGLLITNPSNPLGTVLDRDTLRSLVTFINEKKIHLVCDEIYAATVFSQPSFISIAEIIEENIGCNRNLIHIVYSLSKDMGFPGFRVGIVYSYNDAVVNCARKMSSFGLVSTQTQHLIASMLSDNEFVERFIAQSAKRLKTRHMRFTMELAQVGTSCLKSNGGLFVWMDLRRLLKEQTFEAEMVLWRTIIHEVKLNVSPGSSFHCPEPGWFRVCFANMDDKTMEVALTRIRTFVLQDKEAIVPRKSKRLWQSNLRLSFQSRRTDDNMMSPCMMSPHTPIPQSPLVRAT, translated from the exons ATGGAGTTTACTTTGAGCAACCAACAGCAACTGTTGTCTAAGATAGCAACAGGTAATGGCCACGGCGAAAACTCTCCATATTTTGATGGATGGAAGGCTTATGATAGTGATCCTTTTCATCCCACCAAGAACCCTAATGGGGTTATCCAGATGGGTCTTGCAGAAAATCAA ATGTGTTTTGATTTGATCCAAGAGTGGATTTTGAACAATCCAGAAGCCTCCATTTGCACAGAAGCAGGGGTGAATGAATTCAAGGACATAGCCATATTTCAGGATTATCATGGATTGCCAGAGTTTAGAAAT GCTGTTGCAAATTTTATGGGAAAAGTGAGAGGAAATCGTGTCACATTCGAAGCCGACCGGATTGTTATGAGCGGAGGAGCTACTGGAGCTCATGAGATGATAGCCTTTTGCTTGGCTGATCCTGGAGATGCATTTCTGGTGCCCGTTCCTTATTATCCAGG TTTTGATCGAGATTTGGGATGGCGAACGGGAGTACAACTGATTCCGGTTGCCTGTGACAGCTCCAACAATTTCAAAGTCACCAGAGCAGCATTGGAAGCTGCCTATGAGAAAGCTCAGATTGCAAACATCAGAGTGAAGGGCTTGCTCATTACTAACCCCTCAAACCCCTTAGGTACTGTCCTTGACCGAGATACCCTCAGAAGTTTAGtgacattcatcaacgaaaAGAAAATCCACCTAGTCTGCGATGAAATCTATGCTGCCACCGTGTTCAGTCAGCCAAGTTTCATAAGCATAGCCGAGATCATAGAGGAAAACATCGGATGCAACCGCAATCTTATTCACATTGTGTACAGTCTTTCAAAAGACATGGGGTTCCCTGGCTTCAGAGTTGGCATCGTATATTCCTACAATGACGCTGTCGTTAATTGCGCACGAAAGATGTCGAGTTTTGGATTGGTTTCGACACAAACTCAGCATCTGATTGCATCAATGCTGTCAGACAATGAGTTTGTGGAGAGATTTATAGCACAAAGTGCTAAAAGGCTGAAAACAAGGCACATGCGCTTCACAATGGAGCTTGCTCAAGTCGGCACAAGCTGCTTGAAGAGCAATGGCGGTCTTTTCGTATGGATGGACTTGCGTAGGCTGCTCAAGGAGCAGACGTTCGAAGCTGAGATGGTGTTGTGGCGTACAATAATCCATGAAGTTAAGCTCAATGTGTCACCAGGTTCTTCGTTTCACTGCCCCGAGCCGGGCTGGTTCAGAGTTTGCTTTGCCAACATGGATGACAAGACCATGGAAGTTGCTTTGACACGAATCCGAACCTTTGTGCTACAAGACAAGGAAGCAATTGTGCCGAGGAAGAGCAAAAGGTTATGGCAAAGCAACCTTAGGCTCAGCTTTCAGTCTCGGCGAACGGATGACAACATGATGTCTCCGTGCATGATGTCTCCTCATACACCGATACCCCAGTCGCCTCTTGTTCGAGCCACTTAG
- the LOC137711147 gene encoding 2-C-methyl-D-erythritol 2,4-cyclodiphosphate synthase, chloroplastic-like, protein MAMAPTPPCASSITTATTTKPLTRSLPRSHLPALNPYSLQPSLTPLSLRTPKTTRRPVFCASASTTFEVAQVPAPATPSKLLPFRVGHGFDLHRLEPGYPLIIGGIDVPHDRGCEAHSDGDVLLHCVVDAILGALGLPDIGQIFPDSDPKWRGAASSVFIKEAVRLMHEAGYEIGNLDATLILQRPKLSPHKEVMRANLAKLLGADPSIVNLKAKTHEKVDSLGENRSIAAHTVVLLMRK, encoded by the exons ATGGCCATGGCACCTACTCCACCGTGCGCCTCCTCAATCACCACCGCCACAACCACCAAGCCACTCACCCGCTCTCTTCCTCGCTCCCACCTCCCCGCCCTAAACCCCTACAGCCTTCAACCATCCTTGACTCCTCTGTCTCTCCGAACCCCCAAAACGACGCGCAGGCCTGTATTTTGCGCCTCCGCGAGCACGACCTTCGAGGTCGCCCAGGTCCCGGCTCCCGCCACTCCGTCCAAGCTCTTGCCTTTTCGGGTCGGGCATGGGTTCGACCTGCACCGGCTGGAGCCCGGGTACCCTCTGATAATCGGCGGCATCGACGTACCCCACGATAGAGGCTGCGAGGCGCATTCCGACG GAGATGTGTTGCTTCACTGTGTGGTGGATGCGATATTGGGGGCGTTGGGGCTTCCGGATATCGGGCAGATATTCCCGGATTCGGATCCTAAGTGGAGGGGTGCAGCTTCCTCTGTTTTCATCAAAGAAGCT GTGAGATTGATGCACGAAGCAGGTTATGAGATTGGAAACTTAGATGCTACTTTGATTCTTCAAAGACCGAAATTAAGCCCGCACAAAGAGGTTATGAGGGCCAACTTAGCTAAGCTGCTTGGAGCAGACCCCTCCATTGTGAATCTCAAAGCTAAAACTCATGAGAAGGTGGACAGTCTTGGCGAAAACCGAAGCATTGCAGCTCACACAGTGGTTCTTCTTATGAGAAAGTAA
- the LOC137711098 gene encoding DET1- and DDB1-associated protein 1-like produces MGSLFGDWPSYNPHNFSQLRPSDPSNPSKMTPATYYPTHDRTLPPPDQVITNEAKNILLRHMYQHSEEKLRQKRAAPEKLSPEPVCKQRRYSVSDTAQ; encoded by the exons ATGGGGTCTTTGTTCGGTGACTGGCCGTCGTACAACCCTCACAACTTCAGCCAGCTCCGACCATCCGATCCTTCAAACCCTTCT AAAATGACACCTGCAACCTATTATCCTACTCACGACCGGACTCTTCCGCCACCTGATCAAg TGATAACTAATGAAGCCAAGAATATCCTTTTGAGGCACATGTATCAGCATTCTGAAGAGAAG TTGAGACAAAAGAGGGCAGCGCCCGAAAAACTCTCACCGGAGCCTGTATGCAAGCAACGCAGGTATTCTGTCTCAGATACTGCCCAATAA